A window of the Brassica oleracea var. oleracea cultivar TO1000 chromosome C1, BOL, whole genome shotgun sequence genome harbors these coding sequences:
- the LOC106310684 gene encoding C-factor: MRCSFVMNTLVKTGGAWLVSPSLAAVRRMSVPGFATSSSSSSVPNWEGGVSMVQGASRGIGLEFVRQLLENNKKGHVVATCRNPKEATSLINLKNSFSERLFIQKLDVTDETTIEESAESVRERYGSLNLLINATGILSIPGVLQPETTLNKVEKSSLMLAYEVNAVGPILVMKHMWPLLKAGGGNGTERAVAVVANLSARVGSIGDNKLGGWHSYRASKTALNQLTKNVSVELGRRKDPVVCILLHPGTVDTDLSRPFQRNVPEGKLFTKEYSVQKLLHIINNAKKQDNGKFFAWDGQEIPW, translated from the exons ATGCGCTGCTCTTTCGTAATGAACACTCTGGTGAAGACAGGTGGCGCGTGGCTTGTTTCGCCGTCGTTGGCAGCTGTGAGGAGGATGAGTGTACCTGGTTTCGCCACGTCATCATCATCATCTTCTGTACCCAATTGGGAAGGTGGAGTTTCCATGGTACAAGGAGCTTCCAGAGGCATCGGCCTCGAGTTT GTAAGGCAGTTGTTAGAGAACAATAAGAAAGGACATGTTGTTGCCACTTGCCGGAATCCAAAAGAAGCAACAAGTCTCATTAATCTGAAGAATAGCTTCTCTGAGAGGCTTTTCATCCAAAAGCTTGATGTTACAGATGAAACCACCATTGAG GAATCAGCGGAATCTGTAAGAGAAAGATATGGTTCTCTCAACTTACTTATAAACGCAACTGGTATACTTTCAATTCCTGGTGTATTGCAGCCAG AAACAACATTGAACAAGGTTGAAAAATCATCATTGATGCTTGCTTATGAGGTTAACGCGGTTGGTCCAATTCTAGTAATGAAG CATATGTGGCCTCTCCTCAAGGCTGGTGGAGGAAATGGAACCGAGAGGGCAGTTGCTGTTGTAGCCAATTTAAGCGCACGAGTTGGATCCATTGGAGATAACAAACTTGGTGGTTGGCACTCTTACAGAGCTTCAAAAACCGCACTCAACCAAT TGACGAAGAATGTATCGGTTGAGTTGGGTAGGAGGAAGGATCCTGTGGTATGCATTCTACTGCATCCAGGCACGGTAGACACTGATCTCTCTCGACCTTTCCAAAGAAATGTTCCTGAAGGAAAGCTTTTCACAAAAGAGTACTCTGTTCAGAAACTATTGCACATCATCAACAATGCAAAGAAACAAGACAACGGCAAGTTCTTTGCTTGGGATGGCCAGGAGATACCTTGGTGA
- the LOC106310666 gene encoding pentatricopeptide repeat-containing protein At4g20770, with product MPSGSNRYLANLLRLCKDQKCKLSGKIIHGSILRTGFVGDTYLCNRLLDLYCECGDKGYARKVFYEMPVRDVYSWNAFLTFCCKVGNLGEATEVFDAMPERDVVSWNNMISVLVRKGLEEEALVVYERMVSQGFLPSRFTLASVLSACSKLLDGVTGMRCHGIAVKVGLDDNIFVGNALLSMYAKCGLMVEHGVRVFECLSEPNEVSFTAVINGLARENRVLEAVHMFRSMCEKGVQVDPVCLSNILRISAPREECDGSSEIYRNVLGKQIHSLMLRLGLQGDLHLNNSLLETCAKHEDMNSAELIFTEMHKVNVVSWNIMIAGFGQDYQSHKSIEYYKRMRESGFEPNEVTCTSVLGACFRSGDVETGRSIFSGMPNPSVTAWNALLSGYSKFEHYEETINQFREMQLQNLKPDRTTLSVILSSCARLRFLGGGKQIHGVVIRTNVSRNSHIVSGLIAMYSECEKVETSEHIFDDCITELDIACWNSMMAGLSRNLLDTKALMLFRKLLQTGVLFPNETSYATLLGSCSRLCSLLHGRQFHGHVVKSGYASDPFVETALTDMYCKCGEIDSARELFDTVLVKSIVLWNEMIHGYAHNGRGDEAVGLYREMISRGEKPDWITFVSLLTACNHSGLVDTGLEILSSMQRDHGIEPELDHYICIVDCLGRAGRLEDAEALAEATPYKNSSVLWEILLSSCRVHGDVSLARRIAEKLIALDPQNSATYVLLSNIYTSVRRWDEAAALQGLMNKNRVYKTPGHSWITENM from the coding sequence ATGCCTAGTGGAAGCAATCGTTACTTAGCGAATCTCTTACGTCTTTGCAAAGATCAAAAGTGTAAACTTTCCGGTAAAATCATTCATGGGTCCATCCTTCGGACTGGATTTGTAGGCGATACTTATCTCTGTAATCGCTTACTAGATTTATACTGCGAGTGTGGTGATAAAGGTTACGCACGTAAGGTGTTCTACGAAATGCCTGTGAGAGATGTTTACTCGTGGAATGCTTTCCTGACGTTTTGTTGTAAAGTTGGGAACTTGGGTGAAGCCACTGAGGTGTTTGATGCAATGCCTGAGAGAGATGTAGTGTCGTGGAACAACATGATTAGCGTCTTGGTACGTAAAGGTTTAGAGGAGGAAGCTTTGGTTGTTTATGAGAGGATGGTTTCTCAAGGGTTTTTGCCTTCTCGGTTCACGCTAGCTAGCGTTTTGAGCGCTTGTAGCAAGCTTTTGGATGGTGTAACGGGTATGAGATGTCACGGGATTGCTGTTAAAGTTGGTCTTGATGATAACATTTTCGTTGGCAATGCTTTGTTGTCTATGTATGCTAAGTGCGGGCTTATGGTTGAACATGGTGTTAGGGTCTTTGAATGTCTCTCTGAGCCTAATGAGGTCTCTTTTACCGCTGTGATCAACGGGTTAGCTCGGGAGAATAGAGTTTTGGAGGCAGTTCACATGTTTAGATCGATGTGCGAGAAAGGTGTCCAGGTGGATCCTGTTTGCTTATCTAATATTCTCAGGATCTCTGCTCCAAGAGAAGAATGTGATGGCTCTAGTGAAATCTATCGCAATGTTTTGGGGAAACAGATCCATAGTCTCATGTTGAGACTTGGGTTACAAGGAGATCTCCATCTGAACAACTCTCTGCTCGAAACTTGCGCAAAGCACGAAGACATGAATAGTGCAGAGCTGATTTTTACTGAGATGCATAAAGTGAATGTTGTCTCTTGGAACATTATGATAGCTGGGTTTGGTCAGGACTATCAAAGTCACAAATCGATTGAATATTATAAGAGAATGAGAGAGTCTGGTTTTGAACCGAACGAAGTTACATGCACTTCTGTTCTTGGAGCTTGCTTTCGTTCAGGGGATGTTGAAACTGGTAGGAGTATATTCAGTGGCATGCCTAACCCCAGTGTTACCGCTTGGAATGCTTTGCTCTCTGGCTACTCCAAGTTTGAACACTATGAGGAAACAATAAACCAGTTCAGAGAAATGCAGCTTCAGAATCTGAAACCAGATAGAACAACTTTGAGTGTGATACTAAGCTCATGCGCTAGATTGAGATTTCTAGGAGGAGGAAAACAGATCCACGGTGTGGTGATAAGGACCAATGTTTCTAGGAACAGTCACATAGTTAGTGGTCTTATTGCAATGTACTCTGAATGTGAGAAGGTAGAGACATCTGAACACATCTTTGATGATTGTATAACAGAACTAGATATAGCTTGTTGGAACTCCATGATGGCAGGTCTCAGTCGCAACTTGCTTGACACAAAAGCTTTAATGCTATTCAGAAAATTGCTTCAGACTGGTGTGTTGTTTCCTAATGAAACTTCATACGCTACTTTGTTAGGTAGCTGTTCGAGGTTATGTAGTTTGCTCCATGGAAGACAGTTTCATGGACATGTAGTGAAGAGCGGATATGCAAGTGATCCCTTTGTTGAAACCGCTCTTACGGATATGTACTGTAAGTGCGGTGAAATAGACTCGGCTCGAGAGTTGTTTGATACCGTGTTGGTTAAAAGCATAGTTCTTTGGAACGAGATGATACACGGGTATGCTCATAACGGACGAGGTGACGAAGCTGTTGGTCTCTACAGAGAGATGATTTCAAGGGGAGAGAAGCCAGACTGGATAACTTTTGTCTCCCTGTTGACTGCTTGTAACCACTCAGGACTGGTGGACACCGGGCTTGAGATACTCAGTTCCATGCAGAGAGATCATGGTATTGAGCCGGAGCTGGATCATTACATCTGTATAGTTGATTGTCTTGGAAGAGCTGGCCGGCTTGAAGACGCTGAGGCACTTGCAGAAGCTACACCATACAAAAACAGCTCTGTTCTATGGGAGATTCTGCTTAGTTCATGTAGAGTCCATGGTGATGTGAGCTTGGCTAGACGAATCGCAGAGAAACTCATAGCTCTGGATCCTCAGAACTCAGCAACTTATGTGCTGCTAAGCAACATATATACTTCTGTGAGACGGTGGGATGAAGCTGCAGCTCTTCAAGGGTTGATGAACAAGAACAGAGTGTATAAGACTCCAGGTCATAGCTGGATCACAGAGAACATGTAA
- the LOC106330641 gene encoding glutathione S-transferase T3-like translates to MRSKRQPKQRPTTTLLRASPPASVVLSVRRPLETTTNDDCLGQHRLVRQKPIATHHRRRLSRSSPCLLRIEDSLRCVVNAAVVKTRIIKGLLAPFELSTKAPPPVSSSSNRQQDSALPEPCPHGPYASFPPVVELSSTQPPVFSTETSSFCEESPRERKERKKWSVSDDLVLISAWLNTSKDHVVGNEQKACAFWSRITVYYAASPKVERGQKREAIQCKQRWQKMNDLFNLHHAWEELKNDQKWCALATAKLDGRQSSSAKKRKCEDGGEEASSQATTNGDHPAKRLVGVKAAKGGGGKRPIGDQLSASEFQGMWSLKEKNLAAKERLKKMGLLESLIAKKEPLSQFEEALKEKLITEMLG, encoded by the exons ATGCGATCGAAACGGCAACCGAAACAACGACCGACGACCACTCTCCTCAGGGCGTCTCCTCCGGCGTCTGTCGTGCTCTCCGTTAGAAGACCGCTCGAAACCACCACGAACGACGACTGTCTCGGTCAGCATCGTCTTGTCCGTCAGAAACCGATCGCAACCCACCACCGCCGCCGACTCTCTCGGTCCTCACCGTGTCTCCTCCGGATTGAAGATTCTCTCAGGTGTGTGGTGAACGCAGCAGTGGTGAAGACCCGTATCATTAAG GGACTTCTCGCACCCTTTGAGCTCTCGACTAAAGCTCCTCCTCCTGTATCGTCGTCAAGCAACCG TCAACAAGATAGTGCCCTTCCTGAACCATGTCCACATGGTCCTTATGCGAGTTTTCCACCTGTTGTGGAGCTCTCTTCAACACAACCCCCGGTCTTTAGTACTGAAACCTCAAGCTTCTGTGAAGAATCACCTAGAGAGCGCAAAGAAAGAAAGAAATGGTCAGTGTCTGATGATCTCGTGCTCATCAGCGCATGGCTAAACACAAGTAAGGACCATGTGGTCGGCAATGAGCAGAAAGCATGTGCTTTCTGGTCACGCATTACGGTTTACTATGCAGCTAGTCCAAAGGTGGAAAGAGGTCAAAAGCGAGAGGCCATTCAGTGTAAGCAAAGGTGGCAGAAGATGAACGATCTT TTTAATCTTCACCATGCTTGGGAGGAGCTGAAAAACGACCAGAAATGGTGTGCCCTTGCGACTGCTAAGCTTGATGGACGACAATCATCAAGCGCTAAGAAGAGAAAGTGTGAGGATGGAGGGGAAGAGGCAAGCTCTCAAGCAACCACGAATGGTGATCACCCAGCCAAACGTCTTGTTGGTGTAAAGGCAGCGAAAGGAGGAGGTGGTAAGAGACCTATAGGTGATCAACTGAGTGCCTCAGAATTTCAGGGAATGTGGTCTCTCAAAGAGAAAAACTTGGCAGCTAAAGAGAGGCTTAAAAAGATGGGTCTGCTGGAGAGTCTCATTGCAAAGAAAGAGCCCCTATCTCAGTTTGAAGAAGCACTGAAGGAGAAGCTAATTACAGAGATGTTGGGTTAA
- the LOC106308278 gene encoding reticuline oxidase-like protein — MLTTRPTSLCVGFFLLFLSLPLSTLSQPSMSSDSVYDSFLKCLSEKTKTPQSQIAKIVFSQTNPSYTSVLRAYIRNARFNKSSTPKPTIIVTPLSESHVSAAVLCSKPLDFVFKIRSGGHDYDGLSYISDKPFFILDLSNLRDVSVDLADQTAWISAGATLGEVYYRIWEKSKTLGFPAGVCPTVGVGGHLSGAGYGNMLRKFGLTADHFIDAKMVDVNGAVLDRKAMGEDLFWAISGGGGGSFGVVLGYKVKLVPVPATVTVFRVEQLMAAGAVDMVHKWQFVGPKTDKNLFMRMLIQPVTRNKVKTIRATVVALYLGKADDVVSLLAKELPELALKKENCTEMTWFQSALWWDNRVNATQTDPKVFLDRNLDSSSPGKRKSDYVATEIPRSGIVSLFNKMIELGKIGLVFNPYGGRMAEIAEDATPFPHRNMLFKIQYSVNWKESSPELEKGYLNQAKVLHSFMTGFVSKNPRGAYLNYRDVDIGVNDHGENSYKEGEVYGRMYFGKNFDRLVKIKTAVDPGNFFRNEQSIPTLPIAKRTGVTERGTAKRWSGAGGATIVASVLLHVF; from the exons ATGCTCACGACACGACCAACATCTCTCTGTGTCGGTTTCTTTCTTCTCTTCCTCTCTCTACCTCTCTCCACTCTCTCTCAACCCTCTATGTCCTCAGACTCAGTCTACGACTCCTTCCTCAAATGCCTCTCGGAGAAGACGAAAACGCCGCAATCCCAAATCGCCAAAATCGTCTTCTCTCAAACCAATCCTTCTTACACCTCCGTCCTCCGCGCTTACATCCGCAATGCCAGATTCAACAAATCCTCCACTCCCAAACCGACCATCATCGTCACTCCTCTCTCCGAGAGCCACGTCAGCGCCGCCGTCCTCTGCTCGAAGCCGTTGGATTTCGTCTTCAAGATCCGAAGCGGCGGCCACGACTACGACGGGCTCTCCTACATCTCCGACAAACCCTTTTTCATCCTCGACTTGTCGAACCTCCGCGACGTCTCCGTCGATCTCGCCGATCAAACGGCTTGGATCTCCGCCGGAGCCACTCTCGGCGAGGTTTACTATCGTATCTGGGAGAAAAGCAAGACTCTCGGATTCCCTGCCGGAGTTTGTCCGACGGTTGGTGTCGGAGGTCACTTGAGCGGCGCTGGGTACGGTAACATGCTGAGGAAGTTCGGATTGACTGCCGATCACTTCATCGACGCGAAGATGGTTGATGTAAACGGTGCCGTTTTGGACCGGAAAGCGATGGGGGAAGATCTTTTCTGGGCTATCTCCGGCGGCGGAGGAGGAAGCTTCGGCGTCGTTTTGGGTTACAAGGTCAAGCTCGTGCCTGTGCCGGCGACCGTGACGGTGTTCCGGGTGGAGCAGTTAATGGCTGCCGGAGCGGTGGACATGGTTCACAAGTGGCAGTTCGTTGGTCCGAAAACCGACAAGAATCTGTTCATGAGGATGCTGATTCAGCCGGTGACGAGGAACAAGGTGAAGACGATTAGAGCCACTGTGGTGGCTCTGTACTTGGGAAAAGCAGACGACGTCGTTTCGCTACTGGCTAAGGAGCTTCCTGAGCTGGCTTTAAAGAAGGAAAACTGTACGGAGATGACTTGGTTCCAGTCTGCTCTATGGTGGGACAATCGCGTCAACGCCACTCAGACCGATCCTAAAGTGTTTCTCGATCGGAATCTCGACTCCTCCAGCCCCGGGAAGAGGAAGTCGGACTACGTGGCGACAGAGATTCCGAGAAGCGGGATCGTGTCTCTGTTCAATAAGATGATTGAGTTAGGGAAGATAGGGCTCGTTTTCAACCCCTACGGTGGAAGAATGGCGGAGATAGCTGAGGACGCGACACCGTTCCCGCATAGAAACATGCTTTTCAAGATTCAGTACTCTGTGAACTGGAAAGAATCGTCTCCGGAGTTGGAGAAGGGTTACTTGAACCAAGCCAAAGTGCTTCACAGTTTCATGACGGGTTTTGTGAGCAAGAACCCTAGAGGTGCTTACTTGAACTACCGTGATGTCGATATTGGGGTGAATGATCATGGGGAGAATAGTTACAAGGAAGGAGAGGTGTATGGAAGGATGTATTTTGGTAAAAACTTTGATCGGTTAGTGAAGATTAAAACAGCAGTGGATCCGGGGAATTTCTTCAGGAATGAACAGAGTATACCTACCTTGCCAA TTGCGAAGAGAACGGGGGTGACTGAGCGGGGGACGGCGAAACGGTGGTCAGGGGCCGGAGGAGCCACAATAGTTGCATCTGTGCTTTTACATGTCTTCTAG